Proteins encoded by one window of Chryseobacterium foetidum:
- a CDS encoding glycosyltransferase family 2 protein, whose amino-acid sequence MKVTIIIPAYNVEEYIERCLQSCVRQNYDNWEAIIINDGSRDATLAKIREYQKIDSRIKFIDKNNEGLAKARKDGLEKAEGDYIYFLDSDDFLYIDSISECLNIFKENDVDIVIHDMTAIWDSGKQRLGTHNITQNISGLEVVQSMLTSDLSSTIWGKMYKKSVFDSVSHPVDQRMMGEDTLLLLEVALKNEPKIFYLKKPLYYYYQRVGSITKQGNILGEYMVQYAIAVEEKLRKYNLLQTVNIEWSKFNLDVVLRILLDKSVETPKISNFIEKVIKVNYKSAKHLLTWKRKLIIYLLKINYNLAIKVISSSK is encoded by the coding sequence ATGAAAGTAACAATTATAATACCTGCATATAATGTAGAAGAATATATTGAACGATGTTTACAATCATGTGTACGTCAAAATTATGATAATTGGGAAGCAATAATTATTAATGATGGAAGTAGAGACGCAACTTTAGCAAAAATTAGAGAGTATCAAAAGATTGATTCTAGAATTAAATTTATAGATAAAAACAATGAGGGACTTGCAAAAGCTAGAAAAGATGGACTTGAAAAAGCAGAAGGTGATTATATCTATTTTTTAGATAGTGATGATTTTTTATATATTGACAGTATTTCTGAGTGTCTTAATATATTTAAAGAAAATGATGTAGACATTGTGATCCATGATATGACAGCTATTTGGGATTCAGGAAAGCAAAGGTTGGGGACACATAATATTACACAAAATATCTCTGGTCTTGAGGTGGTTCAATCAATGTTAACATCAGATTTGTCTAGTACGATATGGGGGAAAATGTACAAAAAATCTGTTTTTGATTCCGTATCCCATCCTGTCGATCAACGGATGATGGGAGAAGATACTCTATTATTATTAGAAGTAGCTTTGAAAAATGAACCAAAAATTTTTTATTTGAAGAAGCCATTATATTATTATTATCAACGAGTAGGCTCTATTACAAAACAAGGAAATATCTTGGGTGAATACATGGTGCAATATGCAATAGCTGTCGAAGAAAAATTGCGAAAATATAACCTATTACAAACAGTAAATATTGAATGGTCAAAATTCAATCTGGATGTTGTGCTCAGAATTTTACTAGATAAAAGTGTAGAGACACCGAAAATTTCGAATTTTATAGAAAAGGTTATAAAGGTGAATTATAAATCTGCTAAACACTTACTGACATGGAAAAGAAAGTTAATTATCTATTTGCTGAAAATAAACTATAATTTGGCCATTAAAGTTATAAGTAGTAGTAAATAA
- a CDS encoding lipopolysaccharide biosynthesis protein, protein MKTKNKIASGFAWSSIENISLQGVRFANGIFLARILAPSDYGIIGMLTVFMVFSEIIINSGFTAALIQKKDRKEIDYSTVFFFNIAISISVYLLLFILSPKIAEFYNMQDLEKITKYVAIPLIFNALCNVQYTRFQIYLNLKTPALISIICAVIQGLVGLSLAYNGYGVWSLIYSNIFGAVIRCIFLWIFSNWKPIFMFSLSSFKGLFDFGSKLLGVSLMEAAYTNIYSIVIGKFYNASTLGLFTRAQGYAFLPTSIITSLISKVTYPSFCSIHDEKDLFENYKKMIGTVSFVTFPIMIFLAVLAKPLIIFFITEKWIASAVLLQILCFATMWSPIYEVNISLIKALGKSSLLLKLQIVNKFFAIIVLIITLPRGVNIMCWGAVFISFLDISFNLYFTAKILSTSMIQQLKNILPALIMSSCSGLLIYLTTYHVTNNFSQLVLGSIVGLISYLLIAALFKNETLQYFTSVIRKRFRGIHK, encoded by the coding sequence ATGAAAACCAAAAATAAAATTGCAAGTGGCTTCGCATGGAGTTCTATTGAAAACATTTCATTGCAAGGTGTTCGTTTCGCAAATGGAATATTTTTGGCGAGAATTCTAGCACCATCTGATTATGGGATAATTGGAATGCTTACAGTTTTTATGGTTTTCTCTGAAATCATAATCAATAGTGGTTTTACAGCAGCACTAATTCAGAAAAAAGACAGAAAAGAAATTGATTATTCAACTGTATTTTTCTTTAATATTGCAATCAGTATTAGTGTTTATCTGCTTTTGTTTATTTTATCTCCAAAAATAGCTGAGTTCTACAATATGCAAGATTTGGAAAAAATAACCAAATATGTAGCTATTCCATTAATCTTTAATGCATTGTGCAATGTTCAATATACAAGATTTCAAATATATTTAAATCTCAAAACCCCAGCATTAATTTCAATTATTTGTGCTGTTATTCAAGGTTTAGTTGGACTAAGTCTAGCATATAATGGATATGGAGTTTGGTCTTTAATATATAGTAATATTTTTGGTGCTGTAATTAGATGTATTTTTCTTTGGATATTCTCAAATTGGAAACCTATTTTTATGTTTTCATTAAGCTCTTTTAAAGGATTGTTCGATTTTGGCTCTAAATTATTAGGGGTTTCTTTAATGGAAGCTGCATATACGAATATTTATTCCATCGTTATAGGTAAATTTTATAACGCATCAACTTTAGGACTGTTTACAAGAGCGCAAGGATATGCATTTCTTCCAACATCAATCATCACATCGCTAATTAGCAAAGTGACATATCCTTCTTTTTGCAGTATTCACGATGAAAAAGATTTATTTGAGAATTATAAAAAAATGATTGGAACTGTTTCTTTTGTAACGTTTCCGATAATGATTTTTTTAGCAGTTTTAGCAAAGCCATTGATAATTTTTTTTATTACAGAAAAATGGATCGCAAGCGCTGTTCTTCTTCAAATACTGTGCTTTGCAACTATGTGGAGCCCCATTTATGAAGTGAATATTTCATTAATTAAAGCATTAGGGAAGTCTAGTTTACTCTTAAAATTGCAAATTGTAAATAAATTTTTTGCTATAATTGTTTTAATAATTACATTACCTCGCGGAGTCAATATTATGTGCTGGGGGGCTGTTTTTATATCATTTCTTGATATTTCTTTTAACCTGTATTTTACAGCTAAAATCTTATCTACAAGTATGATTCAACAGTTAAAAAATATACTGCCTGCGTTAATAATGTCGTCGTGCTCAGGTCTACTAATCTATTTAACCACCTATCATGTTACGAACAATTTTTCTCAGTTGGTATTGGGAAGCATCGTTGGTTTGATTTCGTATCTATTAATAGCAGCACTTTTTAAAAATGAAACGTTACAGTATTTTACTTCTGTAATCAGAAAACGATTTAGAGGAATTCATAAATAA
- a CDS encoding glycosyltransferase family 4 protein, which translates to MRILITTNHPAPYIDKWLEVLSMNHQVDALYFKKKSSEKEWKNYRVKDAFYNDDFSFRDLLCFFKTYDFIVFGGWFKKINILYCVLLKFTNTKTAFFTDYPEIENQGKFHSFIKKRIIESADYLFAASYSTKEFFIEKYRIKDSKVRVFPYAHNFEFESEPNVIFDKIKIFIANRFIERKGYKIVIDSFRVLKEVNKLDEFEITIVGGGPQYNFYKNEFKKLSDNIVVKEWIEDETYIKYMKASNIYIHASIFEPFGIPPLDALQLNKIVIVSDGVKSLNHIKGKVNNPIIYNSTDHEELSNILINISIVCHNLNTEESNHKIITEMYNAHTLLRAIPKFDENQK; encoded by the coding sequence ATGAGAATACTAATAACTACAAACCATCCAGCTCCATATATAGATAAATGGCTTGAGGTTTTAAGCATGAATCATCAGGTTGATGCCTTATATTTTAAAAAAAAAAGTTCTGAAAAAGAATGGAAGAATTACCGTGTTAAGGATGCTTTCTATAATGATGATTTTTCATTTAGAGATTTACTTTGTTTTTTTAAAACCTATGATTTTATAGTATTCGGAGGTTGGTTTAAAAAAATAAATATTCTATACTGTGTGTTATTGAAGTTTACGAATACGAAAACTGCATTTTTTACTGACTACCCAGAAATAGAAAATCAAGGCAAGTTCCATAGCTTTATAAAAAAGCGGATCATAGAATCTGCTGACTATTTATTTGCTGCGAGTTATTCAACAAAAGAATTCTTCATTGAAAAATACAGGATTAAAGACAGTAAAGTGAGAGTATTTCCATATGCTCATAATTTTGAATTTGAATCAGAACCAAATGTCATTTTTGATAAAATCAAAATTTTTATAGCAAATCGATTTATAGAAAGAAAGGGGTATAAGATTGTCATTGATAGTTTTCGTGTATTAAAAGAAGTAAATAAATTAGATGAATTTGAAATTACCATAGTTGGGGGAGGTCCTCAGTATAATTTCTATAAAAATGAATTTAAAAAACTGTCAGATAATATAGTTGTAAAAGAATGGATTGAAGATGAAACTTATATTAAATATATGAAAGCTTCTAATATTTATATACATGCTTCAATATTTGAGCCTTTTGGCATACCTCCATTAGATGCTTTGCAACTTAATAAGATTGTTATTGTTTCTGACGGTGTTAAATCTCTCAACCATATTAAGGGAAAAGTGAATAACCCCATTATTTACAATAGTACAGACCATGAGGAATTAAGCAATATTTTAATAAATATTTCTATAGTGTGCCATAATTTAAATACCGAAGAATCTAATCATAAAATAATTACAGAAATGTATAATGCTCATACATTACTTCGAGCAATACCAAAATTTGATGAAAACCAAAAATAA